The genome window GTGTTAACCCTTTCACAACCCAGATGTCTGTCATCGGCACGCTGCACCGTCTAAGTTCACATGGTTTTCCTTGACCATCAGGCCTCATTAACACTTTAAAGACATGTTAAGGAATGCGTGAGATTCCAAGCTTGCACTGCCCCTAATATGTGGTAGACCCAGCTGCCCTGGCTGAGTGTACAGTTGTTGATACACTATTTGTGTACGTTTCCATCCCATCGGGCATGACAAGGAGCATAGAAATGGCAGGGTACATGAGGGATCTGGGTTCGCACTTCCCTAAGGCCTAAAGATGTTGGTCATTTTTTCATGTAATTATTGgtcatttttgttctttgtgaGTCCTTTATATGTCCTGGATactagtcctctgtcagataaaTAGCTTGCAGACACCTCCGCATTCTGGATTTAAAATGGcgaccagccaggcggtggtggtgcacgcctttgctcccagcactcaggagccaaaggcaggtggatctctgtgagttcaaggccagcctggtctacagagtaagtcccaggacagccaggactgttgcacagagaaatcctgtctcaaaccactCCCTGACACctctcccccctcaaaaaaaaagaaaaaaaagaaaaaagaaaaaaaaagaaaaagaaaagaaaatagcaatcattaaagaaaaataaaatcctggaGAGGGTGAAAGGGAAACAGAATTCTTGCATCCTGCTTCTGGCAATGTAAATTAGTGTGGCCACCATGGAACTACACGTGGAGTTCCTCAAACAATAGAAATTAGCTGCCACAGCATTGCTGTCCCAGTCCTGGACACACACCGAAGGAAGGTAGACCAGCAGATGTTATTGCTGCCCGCAGATCTGTGACCGTCACAGCACTGCTCACGGCAGCCACGTCATGAAGACATCCTGAGTGCCCGGCAGCCGAGGAGTGGGTGAAGAACACATGGACTGGTCAGGTGCAGTGGTTCAGACCGGTAACtgaaacactcaggaggctgtttcagtgccacaagttcaaggcaacTTGaattacatggtgagttccagggtagcctgggctatagagtgagaccttgtgtcaGAAACCAGATGgaaggcagtgggggtggggctgcgGAATACACAGACAATGAAGTGTTTGTTATTCATTCATGAAGGATGAAGCCACTCCATCTAAAGGAGAATGGGCAGCAGTCAAAATGGCCCTGTGAAGCAAACAGAGGTTCGTGGGGAAAGTGTAAGAAAGTAATGGgaatgaacatgatcaaaacacactgtatgcCAGATGCAAATGTCACAATAAATCTACTGTCTTGCACAGTCAATGTGCCCTAATAGTATATGTAAGAAGTAAAGCACGTGAGGGGGGTGACAGGCCACACACAAACAGGACAATACTGTAGGTGAGAGAATTGGGGGTACGAATAGTTTGGCATTTCCAGGGGTTGCAGAATCATAGACCACAGGAATAACTACACTTACACCATGTCTAGATTACTTATAATTCCTAATACAGTGTAAATGCCATGTGTATAGTTCTTGAATATACTGTTTAGAAACAACTAGAAAATGCAGCCTGCTCCAGTAACGATGAAATTTGTTCTGAATATTTTTGCCATGCAGTTAGTTAGCCCCACAGACGTGGAACTCCTAAGGAAGGTGAACTAAACGCACAAATGCACCTTTTGACCACACGCCTTCTGCTGACATTTGgctacatgtacatatatacacaaagaggCAAACCCAGAAGTCAGCCAATGTTGCTTTAATGAAGCTCAGGGGACAGCCGAAGTCAGACTCTGGGTGGGTCCACCTTCATTTTGTCACCTCAGGCTTCAGAGTGCTAATCCGAATCCTGTGACAGCTGTGGTACATTCTTGGGCTTCACACAGCACAATTTGCCACTCCGGCAAAAGATGTAGACCTTTTCATCCTTGATGCATTGGTCACGGCAGGTACCCTGACATTTCCAGCACTTTTCAGTGTTCCCTATACCAGAGCAAAAACAAGGATGCCTGGATCAGTCACAAGGTTCCAGGTAGAGACCAGAGGGCCAGTCAATAATAATGGCAGGAGCGATTACCTCTAGGGATTTAGGGAGGTCATATCACCCCCACATCCTCTGTGGACACTCCATCTCAATCTCAGCCTTCATAAATGTTCCCTCTTGGAAATGCAGTGGGTTACAAGGGTTAACGGCACAGTGGGTTATGATGCTAACAAAATGAACGTCGGACTCTATACCCCTGGGTTTGAAATCTGTGTCCCAAGCTACCCGGTAGTCCCTGAGCTGGTGACTTTCTTCTTAAGAATCTGTTCCCTCTTTTCTACAAGGAGATGGAGGTGTCTCAGAGAGCTGTAGCTATTAGttggtgcttgcctagcatgtttgaagccctgggttccagccctggCACAGCATAGACTGGGCATGATGGCCACAGCTAGGAGGTCAAGGGTGTCTTCAGCAACACAcagtgagttcgagactagcctcagtacatgagaccctgtctcaaaagaaataaaagtaaaaggcaaaataaaactaattattAACTAATTTGTGTGAAAAACACTAGTATTAAATAAATCCAGCCAAGGAATGACAGGACCTCAGCAAAGATTGAACAGTTGGAATTGCtttacaagggaaaaaaaaaaaaaaaaaaccctgaacttGAAGGGACACATTAGCCAATAATGAAAGCTAATGGCTTAGGAGAAATGCAAAGTGGAAAGGatatttaaataaagaagaaaagacccacaattggtcaaaatgcagagaattgaTGGCTGTAGGGAGTCTGACCCAATTACTCTATCTACAATACAACCCATCCACCTAAGACTCGGGGTATATtgcagaagagaagaggaaagacagcAGGCGACAGAGGACCAGGACACCAGCTGCTACCCTCTTCTAGATGTGACTGGGATGCTATGCCCATGAAACCTAACAATATGGCTGCTTAAGCAAGATCTGCATGACCACACCAGTAGATAGGACAGTGTGAATGGGGAAAATCTCACCAGACCCTACCCCCTAGACGAAGAGCCACAGGCAATCGATGGCTGCTCAGAGcggggagagtcagttttctccagggatgagctccctgatAAGTTACCCCAAATGGTCAGGcctaaacacatatgcatatgagcAGCactgtatgaatgaatgaattcaggagaatatatacatatataggaaGAGGTCATAAATTCAAGATGGCGTGTTGGGGACACAGTGGAGTTGGAACTCAGAGAAAAGAGGTAGAAATTATATAAAGTACttgtgcatgaaattctcaaaaactataaaatattttaatacagaaaGGAAGGGTGAATCCTAACCAGTAGACCACCAGAGACACTGGAAAGGAAGCATGAAATAAGAAGAACCAATAGAAGTGCCAGCTGCTGATTAGAAATCCAACACACCCCAACGAGGAGGCACTACGGAAAATTAAGAAGGAAACAGAGCAACACATCAAACTATGTTCAATAACATTTCCTCCGATAGAGAAATACTTGAAATGCATACCCAAAGGGCATAGTGTGTGCCTGAGAGGGCTGAACCAAATGGGATGATTGTAGCAGCATTACTGGACATtacacaaaaaggaaacaaaagtgtTTTGGGCAATCAGGCTGCGCGCACGCCCGTGCGGAGAGCAGGGTTAGACTGAAACTTATTGATAATCATGCTTTATGCCAGAATAAAGATTGGTGTCATGTATTTAAGATACTCATGCCTTCCAAGGACAAAGGATAGCAAGGAACTGTTCACATCTGAAACTGGACAAATACTGCCTCCACGTGCCTTTCCTATGGACTCTAACAGGGAAAGAGCTTCAGATTAGCAAATTACACACAGGACTAACTGTGAAATGCACAGTGCCTTACAGAAACTCAATCTAACTGACAAGTTAAAATCAGGCCACCAGAGCTCAGTaacagagtgcctgcctagcatgaaccataaaaatataaaaataaaatgagtacatAAAAGACTCAGTGGGCTACCTGTCCTGATGAAAGAGACATACAATACACAATACAAAGATGGGAATATACTGAGAACACGTGCAGAAATTGTCTATGGCTTGAGAACATGCTACTGTAGAGGTATTTGTGGTAAGAGACACGGAAATAAGGAAGTGAGGTATGGCCTATCATTCCTAGCAGGCCAGCCAGGTGTGTGACTCAGTGGCAGCACGCTCCCCCTAACATCCacgagaccctgggttccatctccaccactgccaaaagaaagagaaatagaggaaCATAGAGGCAGGCTGTGAATTTGAATCAGAAGTACCAGCAGGAATTCctggatgtttgtttttaatagatttttccccccatttcTGGTCACTGCAAAGCTTAGAGACTGGTAGAAATTAGTACCCAACTCTTGGAAACTGGAAGCTGGAAACTATTTTTTGGTCAGGAAATTACAAGACAAGCCTGAAGCAGCCTATCACACCAGAGACTGAGGAATCTAGACAAGTAGGACTCCAGCAGAAAGATGGACACCTCAGATCAAAGACTCTCCCACTGCCAGAGGCGAGGAGCTTGTACAGCAATCGGAAGGGTGGCAGCAACCGATTTAACATGGAGCTTAGAACCATTAgtctaatctctgtgagttcaaggtcagcctgatctacaaagtgaatcccaggacagccaaggctgttacacagagaaaccttgtcttgaaaaacaaaaacaaactaaaaaaaaaaacccactagtctaaaataaatcatatttagCTGAGCAATGATGAATCCCCTGTCTCCTGAATCCAGCTGTTAttgtgggaggagaaagggggattgGAGAAGGCCGGGAGACCTAAGCATTTCTCCAAGGCAGAATCTTTTCGCAAATCACAGGAGACAATGCAGTTGACTTCCAGACCTTTATGTAACCCTGCACCTCTAACCCCCACCTCCTGCTAGCAGAATGGAAGTTCCTGGGAACTCTCCGATGAATTACAGAAAACGAAGAAGCTGCCTCCGTGGCACACCAAAATTTCGGTGTGCCCAGTCTTGACCTGTCAATCAAATTTGTTACATAAAAATCAGAAATTAGGAAGTTGAAATGCAGAGGAGGAGTGAGTTGGCTTGCAGGTTCTAACCCAAGATCTGAGGCTCTTCCCACCGCCCCAGACAGTGTCTCATACCCATCCGGCATTCCACCCAGGCCCTAAGTACCCTGGCCAGCCCCACTGCCcaactctgaccctctgaaggGGTCTAGGTTACCTTGAGTGACctgggacagcagcagcagcagagccgcAGTGAACAGCACAGTCTTCATGGCTTCAGGGATCCTGAGGTGTTGGCTGTGTCTGGCAAAGTCCAGGGCGATGGGAGAAGGCTCTGGATCCCTGCTCCTTGTAATCAGCCGGGACACGTGTCCTCAGAGGCCCACGCGCACAGTCTGCCCTGAGCCAGCTGCCTTCCTCATCCCTAGGCCTCCCCACTCACAGTGCTGACCACACACTCCTACACTAACACTCCTTTTGTCCTCCCAAACACCAGCAAGACTAAATCAACCCCACAATGTCAACCCTACAATGGTCAGAGCATATCACTGTAAGTATATGTCAGTCTCTGTCAATCCCGCCCAGAATCCTCCACTCTGGAGGAAAAAGAACTGAAGTGCCCCGCCCCCCCAGCTGAGAAGCTGTTCACAgatgatggctgctgagggagcgGGGGTCAgttgtctttcagagtctggcCCCTGGTAGATTGTGCTGCAGTGAATGGCCACACATCCATGAGTCTATGGGCAGCACCAACTGGACTAGTTGGGTTATTTTTTAAAGggtagggcaggagagatgggctcagtggttaagagcactggctgctcttccaaaggaaccCACGtgggttcccagaatccacatgacagctcacaaccatgagcaattccagttccagagcatcccACACCTTCttgtggcttctgtgggcaccgcatgcacatggtacacagacacacaataataaaatgtatttttttaaacaaagatggacatgaagttgagaggaaggtagggagatgggagatggatCTGAGAGAaattggggagaggagaggggtggaaatgatgaaatacatcatatgcatgcataaaattttcaaataattaaaatattatatttaaaatgttaatacatttaaaaatccttGGCACTCCACAATTCTTTCCACGATCTATAATGTCCTCATTTGATAGCCCTTCCGGTaaagcttgccacacaagcatgaggtccCAGGTATAATCACCAGAATCTATATAAAAGAGGCAAAATTGGATTGTGGCGGTGCATGATTTTAATTTCGACACtcgtgaggcagaagcaggtggatctctgcgagtttgaagCCAAGCTGGTCTACATATACTAGGGACtaggggggtccagcccctcaataatcccctcccagggtccgggaagaatctacaaccagttgacaattaatctttgatgtaaagaaatgaatctatgtacaagaaactccttagtccacacactttattattctgtgataattctctctctacacagcttctattctgctctcatgcctagctcctttcttgcctgatttttctctatattcatctactgctccctctaagttctatcttaattctctagtcttaactctgcctcatctaggtctttttcatcttgttcttacccaactagtacttccccatctgactcttcctcatcttccatatCATCCACATGtactctggtcaaaatcctccttattcCTCCctattctctgtctctccattctCTCCAAGGCTCTCAGGAGTCCAACTATAAatccaagcaatagcaatcccctgCTCTAggaaggtcaccaggcttgaattctctggggtcataaaggcaggtaagaattttcctcaggcagtgaccaccaggctttcttttacaatccaaactgggagtggtaaaagaggaggtcaactgagtgctgaTGACCGTTAGTGTATGAAAAGGGGGATCTGTGTGCTCAGTCTGCATTccgagaagtggttaggtaagaagttaggggtctataaagttagtaaggctgtaagaaaggagggtccgagctaaattgtgtaaagctattacttaaggtccacctgacctaggcggtgtctccttgtggaatttaccttaaatcaggagactagcatgcGGTGGTCTGggctgttatttctgttagtccttgaaagtggctaagggagagatctgattccagtgctgaaaggggagaaatggatgagctggggggaaggaagcctttcctgaggctcttctccaaataccttgaatgtatgtccagagagtgatcagtccacactgttagcccttcttagggaaaaatcaattgggaaaactatgaaggcacacatgattttcataacagaagacagttgattataacaagccaaataacaccaaaagctccttggaagttggcttcctctgaaggaattccttgatcccttcaggtaatgactttgccataaccagctgagttcttatgatattttccTGCGGCCTGCATcatacagagggagttctaggatagcAAAGGTCTCATAGTGGCCCAGCTGTTTCAAAAAAAGGTTAAAGAAAAGCGTGGTGACACAGACATATAACCTCTgtgctggggaaatggaggcagacacTCAGGagccctgaggctcactggccagccagagagagactgtctccaaacacaAGGTGGGTGGCCGGCTCTTGAGAAATGACAACCAAGCTTGACCACTTGGCCTCCACACAAACAATCACACCAATCCAAACACttggatggacacacacatgtggtggtattgtgttccccaaaatattgtgcactctaataaacttatctgggctcagagacagaagagccactagatacaaaggctagaaaatggtggcactcatacctttaatcctagcattccagagacagaaatccctctggatctctgtgagttcaaggccacattagaaacagccaggcatggtgactcatgcctttaatcccagaaagcgaacctttaatcccagggagtggtggtagaaagcagaaaggtatataaggcgtgaggaccagaaactagaagcatttggctggttaagcttttaggttttgagcagcacagttcagctgagaaccattcggatatgaggacacagaagcttccagtccgaggaaacaagatcagctgagaagttggccaggtgatgtaaatgtaaccaaccgtcttattaaataagaaacacagaaccaatgcaaagaagaaagccaagaggtcagagctaagagctaagaccttacccttcctcctgcggaggtcctacctctccgaaccagagcctGAGCTGTCTCCTTTCTTCAGATGTACTTTCCCACTTCAGGAGCTAAGGAAGAGAGGACACTGTCCACACCTTCAGCAGTGTGtctatcaagatttttttttttttgagacagggtttctctgtgtaacagttttggctgtcctagaactcagtctgtagacaaggctggcctcaaactcacagagacctgccagcctctctttcctaagtgctgggtttaaaggtgtgttccaccaccgTGTGGCAAGATATTCTCTGTCCCACTGCCTAAAATAGCCAGTTTTCAGAAGAACTTTGGCATTGAAGCCAAGAAAGACAGAGTTGAAATTATCCGGTTCATTGTCCCAGCTGTACCACTTAGTTGTGTGACCTTAGGACAAATTAGATTCTCTCTCTGGGATTCAGTCTCATCAGTGAGCAGATTAGAGCCAGGGGCTGTAAAACTCAACCCAACTCCCTGGACactcaaaacacacagaaaacataAGGCTATAGAAACTAAGGCTTTGCCACCAATATAGCTGAACTAGCCGAGCTTACACCTGCAGAGTCCCAGGGCCGTGATCATCAATCTTCTGTCTCTTTACAACCTTCTTATCTCAGCTGCCTCAGTGGGGTTGCCATGGAGACCCAGGTAAAGGTTCCAAGAAAGGCACCCCAGCCTGGGTATCCTTCTGGACAAACTACAGGCTGTCCTTCATTGCTACTGCTGATGGCAACCTTGGATCTTGTCTTGGAGTTGGCTTCACAGAATCTTAGTGCTGTCCCCACTCAGCCTTAGAACTTCCTGTTACAAgaactcctgtgtgtgtgcctaatcTTGGTCGTCATCTTGACACacttgggaagagaaaaccttagttaaggaattgcctccatcagactggccggTGGGCCTGTCTGCGGGTGATTTTCTTGAATGCTAATTGGcataggaagacccagcccactgtgggcaatacCATCCCTAGGCTGTGTAAGTAAGCTAGctaaggagggggagagagagagagagaggaagccagcAAGTAGtattctccatggtctctgcttcagtttctgcctccaggtccctgccttgaattccttccttgacttcccttgatgatagaATATGGAGTCTTTCTCTGgcccacctgccagctcccaaataaccacatggagacttcttatcaattgtgaaagctcagcctatagctagGCTTTACATAGCTAGCTCccataacttaaatgaacccactTCCATAATCTACATACTACCACCTGGCTCGTGGCCTGTCACCTCATCTCCTACATGACCTGCTTCCTTGCATCTCCTGGTGACTCCGCCCTTCTCCCTAGCATCCTCTATGCCTGgaaatcctgtctagctattggcctttcagctttCTATTAAATCAGTCACAGTggcatatctttacacagtgtaaacaaataccTGGCaacaatggactgtaacctgacaGCCagtcccaagttgcttttggtcgtggtttTCTATCATAGCGGAGCTATGAtaaaagctaactaggacaggcGGTCTGGAGTTCTCTCTGCTCTAGACCCCAGAAGCAGTCTGTGTTCTTGTGCTCCCAAAAGAGAAGAATTCAGACAGGACACAGCAGTAGAGAAGTGGTCAGGGGTCTCATTAACTCAGCTGAAGAAGCCACAGTGCACTCTTGAGAAAAGGAGCCAGCTGAGCCAAACAGAAATGGCGCGGATCCCCACAGGCATGGGCCTTATGTCTCTCTCCTGTCACCCTCTCCCCTGTACCTGGAAACTTCCAGGAAACGGGTGTGCTCTTCTTGGCAGTCCATTTTACCCCCAAATCAGTTTgttataagtaaacaaatgacTTAAGAATCTGTATAAGGATTTAAGTGGTCTCTTAAATTGCAAAGTTCACTGGAATTGGGGGAAGGGCAGAAGGTGTTAACTGCAGTCTGGGCATGCTCCCCATGTGAGGCAGTCCCTGGAGCAGGTTTGAGCTGAACCAGACAGAGTCCACCATCATCAGTTGTTCCTCCCATCTTGTCTGGGGCCTTGAGCTGGCCCAGCCGGAGACCACCACTCCTGTCTCGATATTCTGTTTTGTTGACCACTCTACCTATCTTTATGGCCCAACTGAAGTAACTGGGGTGCGAATGGGGGACTCTTAGTCTCTTCTGACACTAACCCCTGCCTAACCAACATTCTCCCTTCTAGGACCTGGGTCCCTGAACTCCTTCAGGGAATAAATACATTGTAAGGCTCTCATTTCCTCTATGTCCTACCCATTCCTATTGGGTAGACTTAACGGATGTTTGGATAGTCTTGAGTTCATTTACAAGGCTTTTCTTTGTCCTACAAAAGCCTGAAAATTACAGGATGTTCCATTCCAGCAAGCTCTGAGCAACACAATAACTTCCGATGACCTTGGACAGTCAACTGTCTCCTGAGAAAAGGCAGGAGGAGAGCACAGAGCTAAACATCTTTATACACTAATCCTGCGATTACAGCTTGGGAAACAAAGAACTCCCCTGGAGAACCGGGGAAGATAGCAAGTGGTTACTGTCTCCTGCAGGACcaagggaagaaggagaaagagtcCAGTGGAGCACCTGGACCAGAGACTCGGTGTTGAGTGCCAGGATGGCCGGCTGAGCCCAGCGCTCTTAGCCTCCTTACACTGTGTGTGGATTTGTTCAGATGAGTGAGGGGCCGCTGCCTGCTGCACTGTGCATCAGGAACGGGGACGGATAAGAAACAGGAAATCATCTTCTCTCCCCGCAGAGTGTCTTCCCTTTCAGCGAGAAACAAGGGAACATTATAGCGAGAGAACACTCGACTTTAATGGGCCACCTTCTGACGCTTTCAAATTTTAAGTTGTCTAATgatctttattcataataaacCAGGTTGTACTTAATTTCACTTCCTATCGATTTTGAATCAGTTAAGCATgtggtttgtctttgtttttttgtttttaatttctcaaaacctgtttgtttttatgtgaatgCATGTTTTGCTGGAATTTATGTCTGTCtgggtaccacatgcatgcagtgccctggAAGGGctaaagagggtgttggatcccctggggatGCCTAACAGACAGTGGTGAGTCGCTATGTGAATGCTAAGGCTTGAACCTGTGTCTTTTGGAAGAAGAACCAGTGTTCtgactactgagccacctctccagtcccccctTAAATACGTAAGTATTAGAGTAGATTTGCCCACAGGAATTGGGACCCAGTTTACAGCCTTTAAAGAGATCAGGGTTGTCCATGAGGAGAGGAAGATCTGCAGCCAGTGGGTAAAGTTCCCTGCCGTTTAAGTCCAGAGCCTCGAGTTTGATCTGAGAACCCACatgaaggtagaaggagaaaactgactccacaaggctgtcctctgtccttcagAGGTCCGAAGGCCCAGATCTTAGATCCAGGAAGGCAAAACCAGGCATGGAACACCTCCTCCATCTGGAGTCACCCAGAAGCATAACAGGTACTAAACAAAATCAAGGGGGAGGGGCCCAAGTGTGCCTTGACAAGAGACACATTCAAAGGATGCATGATTCCGGATCCcgctgggagaggaagaaaatgaaagtcatATCAGAAATGTCACCCTCGGCAGTACCCGCAATGGGGAACAGAGATATAAAGAAGAGTGGGGTCTCATGTGACTTCCCCTGAATCCAGTTTGCACTCCTGATCAAGCTCAACCACATCCAGTACTGCAGGGCTccgggcaggaagaagaaagacaccTGAGAGAGGTGTCCATAGTCCTTGGGTCCTCTGgtcagaggaaaaaggaaagcgGGCATCctggggagcaggagagatgaGACCAAGGCTTACAGGTAGCCAGAGACGAGaacatggagagagaggagaatgcttaTGCTGGAAATGAGGAGAGCAGAGACGCTGTCGGGTGCTCAGAGGGGAGGGGGTTGAGCACCTAATAAGTGAAGctctgtggtgacattttgtttgtgctctaacaaataaagcttgcctgaagatcagaaggtggagctagccattagttaaccatagaggtctggaggtctgtacagacagacaggaagtactatggctgggtggagagagaaataTAAGGTAGGTAGAAACAGGAGCTCACCccctttttggtctgaggagtcggggaggtaagaggtgactttggctgctccttgacttctctgatcttctggtattgtaaaatgaatcttggaaggtcttattaataaaaacaaacccagggccaggcattagggtgaacactgaaagatcagagagacagaacaagccacagctaacctcacctcgccaactcctcagctgatctcatttcctcaaactggaagcctctgtgtcctcatccaaatggatctcagcttaaTTGCTGTAAAGACCTAAAAGCTTAATGAGCtgtagtttctggttttcacgctttgtatacctttctgcttcctgccatcactttctgggattaaaggcgtgagtcaccatacccagctgtttCCAACTATCTCTTATAACAAATTAATCtgcttctgttaatctatgtcctgccacgtggctttttacctcttctccatttctgtaCATCTGACTTGTTCCACATCTCTTGGCATCTCTCTGGTGTAATCCACGCTCCTtagttcctcctcctcttcctctctccctggaaatcccgcctacctctcttgcctagctattggccattcagctttttattacaccaatcccagtgacacatcttctcacagtgtaaacaaatattctgcaacatggGAACTTCCAGGGAAGGGGTGTGCCCTTCTTGGCAGCCCATCTTACCCAGAATTCAGTCTGTTATAGATTTATAATATGCAAGAATATACACAGGAGTTAAGCGGCCCCTAACATTGCGAAGTTCGCTAGGGGAAAGGGTAACACACTCAGAGGTGTGCTCGGCTAGTCTCAGAGACACTGCTCGATCCAGTCACGTTACAGTGAGGGTAACCATCACAGATGTAGAATGGCTTTGTAATAATAAACTTGAAATGGTGGCCTACTTATTATTTAGGACTGCCATTCAACACACTACAACGGAGTGGTTTGTAAAAATAGATATATTCTTCTCAACTATTCTGGAGGCTACAAGTTCAAAATCAAGATGGCGGCAAGGTTGTGTcctccagagacagaggaaatGCATGTTCTGTGCCTCTCGCCTGGCTTCTTGCTGCTGCTGACCCTTAGCACTCCTCAGCTCATAAAAGCACAGCTTCAGTCTCCACCTCCATTA of Peromyscus maniculatus bairdii isolate BWxNUB_F1_BW_parent chromosome 4, HU_Pman_BW_mat_3.1, whole genome shotgun sequence contains these proteins:
- the LOC102924253 gene encoding beta-defensin 122-like; translation: MKTVLFTAALLLLLSQVTQGNTEKCWKCQGTCRDQCIKDEKVYIFCRSGKLCCVKPKNVPQLSQDSD